In Myxococcales bacterium, the sequence CTCCGCGCTCGCCGTCCGAGAGACCAAACACCACGTCGCCGCGGAGTCGAAGCTCCACGGCGAGCTGCCTCCCGAGGGCATGCCCACGCAGCGCGAGGTCTTCTGGCGCACGACCCTCACCGACGCGAACCTCTCCAGCGTCAGCCAGGCTGGCCTCGTCAACAACCTGAACGACGGCATGGCCTGGGGCCTGTTCCCTCTCTTCTTCACTGCGGCCCGCATGGACCTCGGCCAGATTGGCACGCTGGCCGCCATCTACCCGGCGACATGGGGCGTCACACAGCTCTTCACCGGCGCGTGGTCCGATCGCGTCGGCCGCAAGTGGCTCATCGCCTCCGGCATGTGGGTCCAGGCGGCGGGCATCGGTCTCGTCGTCCTCGCGAGCGGCTTCGCAGGGTTCGCAACGGGGGCCGCGCTGCTCGGCGTTGGAACCGCGATGGTCTATCCGACGCTGCTCGCGGCCATCGGCGACGTGGCACATCCCTCGTGGCGCGCATCCTCGGTCGGCGTCTACCGACTGTGGCGCGATCTCGGTTACGCCATCGGCGCGCTGCTCGCTGGCGTCATCGCCGACGCGCTTGGCCTCCCGGCCGCGATGTGGGCCGTCGCGGCGCTCACGTTCGCGTCGGGTGTCGTCGTCGCGCTGCGCATGACGGAGACGCTGCGCCCCGCCGCTGGAGCGCGAGAGCCCGGACCAACGTGCGTCGAACCCACCCAGCTCGACCAGGTGGCGAACGCAGTCATCGTCGACGTGCGCTCGCCGGACGAGTTCGCCGCTGGGCACGTCGAGGGCGCCATCAACATCCCGCTCGACGCGCTCGCGGAGCGGGCCTCCGAGCTTCCCCAGGGAGCCGTCGTCGTCACCGTGTGCGGCAAGGGTGGCGGCCGCTCCGAGCGCGCTGCCGAAC encodes:
- a CDS encoding MFS transporter, with the translated sequence MSSVRLGLRENLAQFSLLVVVNAFVGAMVGMERTILAPIAEQEFHLAAKTAVLSFIVVFGVTKALTNYLAGRLSDRFGRKHVLVGGWLVAAPVPFLLMWAPTWSWVLFANALLGVSQGLTWSTTVIMKIDLAGPAKRGLAMGLNEFAGYFAVAGSALATGFIAAHYGLRPEPFYLGVGFVVIGLLLSALAVRETKHHVAAESKLHGELPPEGMPTQREVFWRTTLTDANLSSVSQAGLVNNLNDGMAWGLFPLFFTAARMDLGQIGTLAAIYPATWGVTQLFTGAWSDRVGRKWLIASGMWVQAAGIGLVVLASGFAGFATGAALLGVGTAMVYPTLLAAIGDVAHPSWRASSVGVYRLWRDLGYAIGALLAGVIADALGLPAAMWAVAALTFASGVVVALRMTETLRPAAGAREPGPTCVEPTQLDQVANAVIVDVRSPDEFAAGHVEGAINIPLDALAERASELPQGAVVVTVCGKGGGRSERAAEQLRASGFSSARSLCGGTQAWMQLTAQGT